GATCAAAACATTTGTAGCTGCTGATTTAATATACACTGGTTCATTTGTGGCTTTTAATATAGTTTTTCTTGTTAATTTAAGAATGGGGCTCAGAGGATATTTTCTATCAATGGTTTTAGCTCATTTAATAGCAATTATCGTTCTAATAATATTTGCGAATGTTTTCAAGTATTTGAACTTAAAATCCTTTAATAAAAAACTTTTGAAAACAATGTTAATATATTCCATTCCATTAATCCCAAATGGTTTGATGTGGTGGGTTATGAACGTTTCAGATAGATATATATTAACTTATTTTTTAGGATTTGATGCAACAGGTATTTATTCAGTTTCATATAAATTCCCTTCTTTAATAACTCTTGTAAACGGCATATTTTTTATGGCATGGCAATTATCTGCAATGCAAGAGTATGGGAAAGATGGATACGATAATTTCTATAAAAATATATTTGGTGCATTATCCTCGTTTCTTCTGTTAATTACTGCCATTGTTTTATTAATTCTAAAACCATTGATGAGTGTTTTTGTGGCAGATGCTTTTTACGAATCATGGAAGTACGTTCCATTACTTTTAGTAGGAACTATATTTCAAGCGTTTTCAAGTTTTTTTGGAACGAATTATACAGCATCAAAAAAGACAAAAGGTGCTTTTACAACATCCGTGTATGGAGCTATAGTAAACGTTGGAATAAATTTGTTGTTAATTCCTATATGGGGAATTCAGGCAGCTGCTTTCTCTACAATGTTAGCTTATTTGACAATGTGGTTCATGAGAGTATTTGATACAAAAAAATTTGTAAAAATAAAAATAGATTGGAAAAGTCTTATCTTCTCAATTGTATTAATTGGAATACAAATATTAGGATTATATACCATAACCAACACGATAACATTTTTCATTGTTGAG
This genomic stretch from Petrotoga sp. 9PW.55.5.1 harbors:
- a CDS encoding lipopolysaccharide biosynthesis protein, whose translation is MNQYKSLIKNSFLFAIGSIGSKAISFFMLPLYTRMLTTSDYGQLDILQTTISLLIPLVTFQVVEAVFRFSVDMRDKDSASKVLTNGIFLCLIGMLITILLFPIFNNFEPFATYTTMFYLIMFLTIFHGIIKQFVRGLEKIKTFVAADLIYTGSFVAFNIVFLVNLRMGLRGYFLSMVLAHLIAIIVLIIFANVFKYLNLKSFNKKLLKTMLIYSIPLIPNGLMWWVMNVSDRYILTYFLGFDATGIYSVSYKFPSLITLVNGIFFMAWQLSAMQEYGKDGYDNFYKNIFGALSSFLLLITAIVLLILKPLMSVFVADAFYESWKYVPLLLVGTIFQAFSSFFGTNYTASKKTKGAFTTSVYGAIVNVGINLLLIPIWGIQAAAFSTMLAYLTMWFMRVFDTKKFVKIKIDWKSLIFSIVLIGIQILGLYTITNTITFFIVETILILVMLFIQRKYIKQVYNFGMNLLAELRAK